A stretch of DNA from [Limnothrix rosea] IAM M-220:
CAGCAGATAATGAAATGATTGAACTCCCAGACAGTCTAGATTCTTCCGACTTTTCTAGAACTACGGATATCTACACCGACGACATTAAGTTAGAGCCTTAAACAAATCTATGACTAAAAAAATTGCATTTCTTGGCATGGGTGTTATGGGAACGCCGATGTCTTTAAACCTAATGCAGGCAGGTTTTCCTGTAACTGTCTGGAATCGATCTAGCTCAAGTCCTAATTTGCAGCGAATTCGAGATTCAAATGGCACGGTTAAAGATTCTATTGCTGCTGCCGTTGAAGATGCAGATTATATCTTTATTTGTGTGAGTGATGTTCCTGATGTCAAAGAGGTTCTATTGGGTATAAAAGGAGCCATTCACTGTGCTAAGCCACAGGCTTTAATCATCGACTTCAGTACGATTGGCTCTCCCACGGCAAGGGACATTGCAGAAAAACTCAAAGCAAAGCATCTACGATTTCTTGATGCTCCGATTAGTGGTGGCGATATTGGCGCTGAAAACGGCACTCTCACAATTATGGTGGGCGGCGATCGCCAAGATTTTGAGGAAGCCATGCCCTATTTCGAAGCAATGGGCAAAAATATTTACTATTGCGGTGAGACAGGTAGCGGTCAAGCCGTCAAAATGTGTAACCAAGTTTTATGTGCTGTCCATATGGTTGCCTTATGCGAAGCTATCAAGCTCGCTGAATATCAAGGTATTGATCCAAATTTGATGATCGAAGTTTGCCAAACTGGAGCCGCTGGTTCATGGGCGATCGCCAACCTTGGGCGCAAAATCACAATGGCAGACTTTCGACCCGGCTTTATGATCAAACACATCCTCAAAGATTTGCGCCTTGTGCAGGAAACCCTAGACAACTTTCCAGCCTTACCCGGATTTGAGCTAGCCACCCAACAGTTCAAAAACACAGCCCAACTTGCTGATGCCTTAGAGCAAGGAACCCAAGCAATGTTTCGAGCCTATTACTAATGACTTGATAGAACAATTTAAATAAAACAGCATTAAAAAGACCCCCAACTCATCATTATGTCAGGGGTCTTTTAAGTTTTTAGCGATGCATTACAAACTGAAAATCAACAGATGATTAGTCAAGTTCGTCCATTGCCAATACTGGCTCAGTCTCACGGTCGATACCTTTCTCAAATCCAGCTTCAGCCGCACGAGCACGACCAGCATGCCAGAGGTGACCAACGAGGAAGAAGAAAGAGAGAACGAAGTGAGAAGCAGCCAACCACTGACGAAGGTTCACAAAGTTAAAGGAGTTAGGCTCAGTGATAATACCGCCAACAGAGTTGATGGAAGCATTAGGAGCATGGGTCATGTACTCAGCCGCACGGCGCAGTTGCCAAGGCTGA
This window harbors:
- a CDS encoding NAD(P)-dependent oxidoreductase, which gives rise to MTKKIAFLGMGVMGTPMSLNLMQAGFPVTVWNRSSSSPNLQRIRDSNGTVKDSIAAAVEDADYIFICVSDVPDVKEVLLGIKGAIHCAKPQALIIDFSTIGSPTARDIAEKLKAKHLRFLDAPISGGDIGAENGTLTIMVGGDRQDFEEAMPYFEAMGKNIYYCGETGSGQAVKMCNQVLCAVHMVALCEAIKLAEYQGIDPNLMIEVCQTGAAGSWAIANLGRKITMADFRPGFMIKHILKDLRLVQETLDNFPALPGFELATQQFKNTAQLADALEQGTQAMFRAYY